A window of Ipomoea triloba cultivar NCNSP0323 chromosome 2, ASM357664v1 contains these coding sequences:
- the LOC116005556 gene encoding protein FAR-RED ELONGATED HYPOCOTYL 3-like has protein sequence MDKEEKAETNDAVNNEERLGSGDEVGEFQDVNLEPPADMEFESNEEALTFYKEYARTMGFETAIQNSRRSKALGEFIDAKFACSRSGTKRGNGKSAKAPGSSQDPENAEGRSKKTDCNAYMHVKRRSDGRWIIHRFEKEHNHELSPPQAVSEQTRRVYAAMTRQLAEYKNVVAIQSEGGQNLAMDAGEANILLEFFTQMQCMNSNFFYAVEVSEDHRLKNFLWVDAKSRHDYAHFSDVVSFDATYVRNKYKIPIALFIGVNHHYQFVLLGAALLSDETSATLSWVMRTWLRAMGGLAPKAIVTDHEQAMTSVISEIFPSSLHFFCLGKVSESVKNAVKQNEEEFMVKFEECIYRPWTDEEFEERWQNLVDMFELKENELVLSLYEERTKWVPTLMRGNSAFLGGMSNAVRSETESVNSFFDKYVHKNTTLQEFVKQYEAVLQDRYEEEAKADSYTSNEQPVLKTSSPFEKHMAGVYTHSVFTKFQIEAVGVVACVLVSQKQDEKGSITYRIKDCEKDQDFMVIVNEDKPEEVSCTCHLFELKGYVCRHVMVVLQIRGISTIPQQYVMKRWTKNAKNRYPLLAESGENKSRVQRYNDLCQRAMLLSEEGSLSQETYTSALHALDEAYGNCVGALTSSTPDLLVEGDNQTSKTNKKKSNPTKKRKVTSEEQDVMIAGGAPDNFAQMDMLTSTPMTLDDYCPQLPQGVQGMLNMMAPNYGSQQTMQEEP, from the exons ATGGATAAAGAGGAGAAAGCTGAAACAAATGATGCTGTTAACAATGAAGAGAGGCTTGGTAGTGGTGATGAAGTGGGGGAATTTCAAGATGTAAACCTTGAGCCCCCAGCTGATATGGAGTTTGAGTCCAATGAGGAAGCATTAACCTTCTATAAAGAATATGCGAGGACGATGGGGTTTGAAACAGCAATACAAAACAGCCGTCGATCAAAGGCCTTGGGGGAGTTCATTGATGCTAAATTTGCATGTTCTAGGTCTGGAACAAAGCGGGGAAATGGTAAATCTGCAAAGGCCCCCGGTAGTAGTCAGGATCCAGAAAATGCTGAAGGTAGAAGTAAAAAGACGGATTGCAATGCTTATATGCATGTTAAGCGAAGATCTGATGGGAGATGGATTATACACAGATTTGAGAAAGAGCATAATCATGAGCTTTCGCCTCCCCAAGCTGTGAGTGAACAGACAAGGAGGGTGTATGCTGCAATGACAAGACAATTAGCCGAATACAAAAATGTTGTTGCCATACAAAGTGAGGGAGGCCAGAATTTGGCTATGGATGCAGGGGAGGCAAATATTTTACTGGAATTCTTCACTCAGATGCAATGTATGAATTCCAACTTCTTTTATGCTGTCGAAGTAAGTGAAGATCATCGATTGAAAAACTTTCTATGGGTCGACGCCAAAAGCAGACACGATTATGCACATTTTAGCGATGTTGTGTCCTTCGACGCTACCTATGTCAGAAACAAGTATAAAATCCCTATAGCTCTATTTATTGGGGTGAATCATCACTATCAGTTTGTGTTACTCGGAGCTGCCTTGCTATCTGATGAAACCTCTGCAACACTTTCTTGGGTGATGAGGACATGGCTAAGAGCAATGGGTGGTCTAGCTCCCAAAGCCATAGTCACTGACCATGAACAGGCTATGACATCAGTTATCTCAGAAATTTTCCCATCATCCCTTCATTTTTTCTGCCTTGGAAAGGTCTCAGAAAGTGTGAAAAATGCTGTGAAGCAGAATGAGGAGGAATTTATGGTGAAGTTTGAAGAATGCATTTACAGGCCATGGACCGACGAGGAGTTTGAAGAGCGGTGGCAAAAtcttgttgatatgtttgaacttaaagaaaatgaattggttTTGTCATTGTATGAAGAGCGCACAAAATGGGTACCTACACTTATGAGGGGGAATTCTGCATTTTTAGGTGGAATGTCTAACGCTGTTCGATCAGAAACAGAAAGTGTGAACTCGTTCTTCGACAAATATGTTCATAAGAACACCACACTGCAAGAGTTTGTGAAACAGTATGAAGCTGTTCTACAAGACAGGTATGAAGAGGAAGCCAAGGCAGATTCTTATACATCGAACGAACAGCCTGTTTTGAAGACTTCGTCGCCCTTTGAGAAGCATATGGCAGGGGTGTACACACATTCTGTGTTTACGAAATTCCAAATCGAAGCTGTGGGTGTTGTTGCTTGTGTTCTTGTATCACAGAAGCAAGATGAGAAGGGCAGTATAACTTACAGAATTAAAGATTGCGAAAAGGATCAAGATTTCATGGTTATAGTGAATGAAGATAAGCCAGAAGAAGTGTCTTGTACTTGCCATTTGTTTGAGTTGAAAGGCTATGTTTGTAGACATGTAATGGTTGTTCTCCAAATCCGTGGCATTTCTACCATCCCACAGCAATATGTCATGAAAAGATGGACAAAAAATGCCAAGAACAGATACCCTCTGCTAGCTGAATCTGGAGAAAACAAGTCTAGAGTCCAAAGATACAATGATCTATGCCAAAGAGCAATGTTATTGAGTGAAGAAGGATCATTATCTCAAGAAACCTATACATCTGCTTTACATGCACTTGATGAAGCTTATGGGAATTGTGTTGGTGCTTTGACTTCATCCACTCCTGATCTTTTGGTAGAAGGAGATAACCAAACCAGCAAGACAAATAAGAAGAAAAGTAATccaaccaaaaaaagaaag GTAACCTCGGAGGAGCAGGATGTTATGATTGCAGGAGGAGCACCAGATAATTTTGCACAAATG GATATGTTAACCTCTACACCAATGACATTGGATGATTATTGCCCACAATTGCCACAAGGTGTACAAGGAATG TTGAACATGATGGCACCAAACTACGGGAGCCAACAGACAATGCAGGAAGAACCATAG